Proteins encoded by one window of Rhodamnia argentea isolate NSW1041297 chromosome 6, ASM2092103v1, whole genome shotgun sequence:
- the LOC115745972 gene encoding rab3 GTPase-activating protein catalytic subunit isoform X6, giving the protein MASTSRNESDGDNEPQEEEFERFDDFTLASSWERFISDIEAVCRQWMADGPKNLLKKGAVHLGPSMNLYKVKSELKHALKSYCMEYHFESNSDGKIADWDWSLHDLQLCFGVKDFLVIAPQSASGVILDAPESSKLLSAVAIALSNCSSMWPAFVPVHDPSKKSYIGIQSMGTIFTRRFEADHISSQVPVKLMHLEGLFELFVSKFAYSTLDFSAHFFQVHFTMKLTYKTISHDDDDATRGVDAEFVESGGSPKGDTHTRAQWDDDCPWSEWYSAEDPVRGIELVTIWTGKMVESSSEMAELENASPHEAEKWILCPNISSTISDGSRANTVGFASQLSLLVDALNMSFEAQFMEDFVSVEKPGMDNLKSSMVVPPPSVVDRLLKELFQDAIASFWIEFVREVRWCWEESQTLPRMPGSGSIDLSTCLINQKLQMLAICIEKKQQLNEEYHDCIGSEDGHSAVMENDQVADDSWKTPDPGEYSDEKCDSPPTPTNFHNSATSGPRYGTKAGDVTPSSDSKSSDYIRRGSAGVVGPMMLLKSHQSMHAPFTQEAPLMTEDMHEERLQAVDAFGDSFSFSAQLEKEILFSDMSAFKAANPEAVFEDFIRWHSPGDWETDDTLKSEPSSGFASVSSKDDWPPRGRLSQRMSERGNLWRKIWNDAPSLPASEQKPLLDPHREAEKILHYLETIRPHQLLEQMVCTSFRAAADTLNQTSFGGLKQMQTKIDQLYLTMASMLRPLQANRLSAGSEGIEDLRRISVVFGHVEKLLTIAASLHRKFLQAPSMSEAIFTSYYDFYSKRMGTGSVEENGDMEFSMKRQVRNHERQIVSSMFTPPTVNQSWRKVLSMGNLLNGHEPIVREIIFSKRDRVSGNHYASHTPRGYNKEIETYRMYISGTSNDLRVALSVASCD; this is encoded by the exons ATGGCATCGACTAGCAGAAACGAGTCCGATGGAGACAACGAGCCGCAGGAAGAGGAG TTTGAACGGTTTGATGATTTCACTCTGGCTTCTTCATGGGAGAG ATTTATATCCGACATTGAGGCTGTTTGTCGACAATGGATGGCTGATGGTCCAAAAAACTTGTTG AAAAAAGGTGCAGTTCACTTGGGTCCATCTATGAACTTGTATAAAGTGAAGTCAGAGCTGAAGCATGCATTGAAAAGCTATTGCATGGAGTACCACTTTGAATCCAACAGTGATG GAAAAATAGCGGACTGGGATTGGTCTCTTCACGATCTGCAACTTTGTTTTGGTGTCAAAGACTTTTTG GTCATTGCTCCTCAAAGTGCTAGCGGTGTCATTCTTGATGCTCCAGAGTCTAGTAAGCTTTTGAGTGCAGTTGCAATTGCTTTATCAAATTGCTCAAG TATGTGGCCAGCCTTTGTTCCTGTGCACGATCCTTCAAAGAAATCATATATTGGAATCCAAAGTATGGGAACAATTTTCACCAGAAGATTTGAGGCTGATCATATCAGCAGTCAGGTTCCTGTGAAACTGATGCATTTGGAAGGATTGTTTGAATTATTTGTTTCTAAATTT GCCTATTCGACATTGGACTTCTCCGCACATTTTTTCCAAGTCCATTTCACAATGAAGCTAACTTACAAAACCATTTCTCATGATGATGACGATGCCACTCGTGGAGTGGATGCTGAATTTGTTGAATCTGGAGGGAGTCCTAAAGGTGACACTCACACCAGAGCACAATGGGATGATGATTGTCCTTGGAGTGAGTGGTACTCTGCGGAAGACCCTGTGAGAG GAATTGAATTGGTCACCATATGGACTGGCAAGATGGTTGAAAGTTCTTCAGAAATGGCAGAACTTGAGAATGCATCTCCTCATGAAGCTGAAAAGTGGATTTTATGTCCCAATATTTCTTCAACGAT AAGTGATGGATCAAGAGCAAACACTGTCGGATTTGCTTCTCAGTTGTCTTTGCTGGTTGATGCATTGAATATGTCTTTTGAGGCTCAATTTATGGAGGACTTTGTTTCTG TGGAAAAGCCTGGTATGGATAATTTAAAGTCGTCGATGGTCGTTCCTCCTCCATCAGTTGTTGACCGTTTGCTGAAAGAACTATTTCAAGATG CTATTGCATCATTCTGGATAGAGTTCGTCCGGGAAGTTCGTTGGTGTTGGGAAGAGTCACAGACATTGCCTCGGATGCCTGGCAGCGGTTCAATTGATTTATCGACATGTTTAATTAACCAGAAATTACAAATG CTTGCAATATGCATTGAAAAGAAGCAACAACTGAATGAAGAGTATCATGACTGTATTGGAAGTGAGGATGGTCATTCAGCAGTCATG GAAAATGATCAAGTTGCGGACGACTCATGGAAAACACCAGACCCTGGCGAATACTCTGATGAAAAATGCGACAG TCCTCCAACACCAACCAATTTTCACAATTCTGCAACTAGTGGGCCAAGATATGGTACTAAGGCAGGTGATGTCACTCCTTCTTCTGATTCTAAATCCTCTGATTATATAAGAAGAGGTTCTGCTGGTGTGGTTGGTCCAATGATGCTTCTGAAGTCACATCAAAGCATGCATGCCCCATTCACACAG GAGGCACCGCTTATGACAGAAGATATGCATGAAGAACGATTGCAAGCTGTCGATGCTTTTGGTGATTCCTTC AGTTTTTCTGCTCAGTTGGAGAAAGAGATCTTATTTTCAG ACATGTCGGCATTCAAAGCAGCAAATCCAGAAGCTGTTTTTGAAGATTTTATTCGATGGCATTCACCGGGAGATTGGGAGACAGATGATACTCTTAAGAGCGAACCATCCTCAGGCTTTGCTTCTGTGAGTTCAAAAGATGATTGGCCTCCTCGAGGACGGCTTTCACAGAGAATGTCTGAACGTGGAAATCTGTGGCGCAAGATTTGGAATGATGCTCCCTCTTTGCCAGCTTCTGAGCAGAAACCTCTCCTTGATCCACACAGAGAAGCAGAGAAG ATCCTCCATTACCTGGAGACGATACGGCCTCACCAGCTGCTTGAGCAAATGGTCTGCACCTCCTTCAGGGCAGCAGCTGATACATTAAACCAAACTAGTTTTGGAGGTTTGAAGCAGATGCAGACCAAAATAGATCAACTGTACCTTACCATGGCATCTATGCTGAGGCCTTTGCAAG CCAATCGCTTGTCTGCTGGTAGTGAGGGAATTGAAGATCTAAGGCGTATAAGTGTTGTTTTTGGACATGTGGAGAAGTTACTAACTATAGCTGCATCGCTTCATCGGAAGTTTCTGCAAGCACCATCCATGTCAGAGGCTATTTTCACCAGCTATTATGACTTTTATTCAAAACGAATGGGGACAGGTTCAGTAGAAGAAAATGGAGATATG GAGTTCAGTATGAAGCGTCAGGTGAGAAATCATGAGAGGCAGATCGTATCAAGTATGTTCACTCCTCCAACTGTCAATCAATCATGGAGAAAAGTTCTAAGCATGGGCAATCTTCTCAATGGCCACGAACCAATCGTCAGGGAGATAATATTCTCCAAGCGCGATCGAGTGAGCGGCAATCACTACGCAAGCCACACTCCTAGAGGTTACAACAAAGAAATAGAAACATATCGGATGTACATAAGTGGAACCTCAAACGATCTTCGTGTAGCGCTTTCTGTTGCCTCATGTGATTAG
- the LOC115745972 gene encoding rab3 GTPase-activating protein catalytic subunit isoform X3: protein MASTSRNESDGDNEPQEEEFERFDDFTLASSWERFISDIEAVCRQWMADGPKNLLKKGAVHLGPSMNLYKVKSELKHALKSYCMEYHFESNSDGKIADWDWSLHDLQLCFGVKDFLVIAPQSASGVILDAPESSKLLSAVAIALSNCSSMWPAFVPVHDPSKKSYIGIQSMGTIFTRRFEADHISSQVPVKLMHLEGLFELFVSKFAYSTLDFSAHFFQVHFTMKLTYKTISHDDDDATRGVDAEFVESGGSPKGDTHTRAQWDDDCPWSEWYSAEDPVRGIELVTIWTGKMVESSSEMAELENASPHEAEKWILCPNISSTISDGSRANTVGFASQLSLLVDALNMSFEAQFMEDFVSVEKPGMDNLKSSMVVPPPSVVDRLLKELFQDGFKLSGFRKAEHKNSRFIKGAPLESLFAQYCLSSLWLGNCNIRAIASFWIEFVREVRWCWEESQTLPRMPGSGSIDLSTCLINQKLQMLAICIEKKQQLNEEYHDCIGSEDGHSAVENDQVADDSWKTPDPGEYSDEKCDSPPTPTNFHNSATSGPRYGTKAGDVTPSSDSKSSDYIRRGSAGVVGPMMLLKSHQSMHAPFTQEAPLMTEDMHEERLQAVDAFGDSFSFSAQLEKEILFSDMSAFKAANPEAVFEDFIRWHSPGDWETDDTLKSEPSSGFASVSSKDDWPPRGRLSQRMSERGNLWRKIWNDAPSLPASEQKPLLDPHREAEKILHYLETIRPHQLLEQMVCTSFRAAADTLNQTSFGGLKQMQTKIDQLYLTMASMLRPLQANRLSAGSEGIEDLRRISVVFGHVEKLLTIAASLHRKFLQAPSMSEAIFTSYYDFYSKRMGTGSVEENGDMEFSMKRQVRNHERQIVSSMFTPPTVNQSWRKVLSMGNLLNGHEPIVREIIFSKRDRVSGNHYASHTPRGYNKEIETYRMYISGTSNDLRVALSVASCD from the exons ATGGCATCGACTAGCAGAAACGAGTCCGATGGAGACAACGAGCCGCAGGAAGAGGAG TTTGAACGGTTTGATGATTTCACTCTGGCTTCTTCATGGGAGAG ATTTATATCCGACATTGAGGCTGTTTGTCGACAATGGATGGCTGATGGTCCAAAAAACTTGTTG AAAAAAGGTGCAGTTCACTTGGGTCCATCTATGAACTTGTATAAAGTGAAGTCAGAGCTGAAGCATGCATTGAAAAGCTATTGCATGGAGTACCACTTTGAATCCAACAGTGATG GAAAAATAGCGGACTGGGATTGGTCTCTTCACGATCTGCAACTTTGTTTTGGTGTCAAAGACTTTTTG GTCATTGCTCCTCAAAGTGCTAGCGGTGTCATTCTTGATGCTCCAGAGTCTAGTAAGCTTTTGAGTGCAGTTGCAATTGCTTTATCAAATTGCTCAAG TATGTGGCCAGCCTTTGTTCCTGTGCACGATCCTTCAAAGAAATCATATATTGGAATCCAAAGTATGGGAACAATTTTCACCAGAAGATTTGAGGCTGATCATATCAGCAGTCAGGTTCCTGTGAAACTGATGCATTTGGAAGGATTGTTTGAATTATTTGTTTCTAAATTT GCCTATTCGACATTGGACTTCTCCGCACATTTTTTCCAAGTCCATTTCACAATGAAGCTAACTTACAAAACCATTTCTCATGATGATGACGATGCCACTCGTGGAGTGGATGCTGAATTTGTTGAATCTGGAGGGAGTCCTAAAGGTGACACTCACACCAGAGCACAATGGGATGATGATTGTCCTTGGAGTGAGTGGTACTCTGCGGAAGACCCTGTGAGAG GAATTGAATTGGTCACCATATGGACTGGCAAGATGGTTGAAAGTTCTTCAGAAATGGCAGAACTTGAGAATGCATCTCCTCATGAAGCTGAAAAGTGGATTTTATGTCCCAATATTTCTTCAACGAT AAGTGATGGATCAAGAGCAAACACTGTCGGATTTGCTTCTCAGTTGTCTTTGCTGGTTGATGCATTGAATATGTCTTTTGAGGCTCAATTTATGGAGGACTTTGTTTCTG TGGAAAAGCCTGGTATGGATAATTTAAAGTCGTCGATGGTCGTTCCTCCTCCATCAGTTGTTGACCGTTTGCTGAAAGAACTATTTCAAGATG GTTTTAAACTTTCAGGTTTTAGAAAGGCCGAGCATAAGAATTCGCGATTTATAAAGGGTGCACCTCTTGAATCACTTTTTGCTCAGTATTGTCTAAGCTCTCTGTGGTTAGGCAATTGCAACATTCGTG CTATTGCATCATTCTGGATAGAGTTCGTCCGGGAAGTTCGTTGGTGTTGGGAAGAGTCACAGACATTGCCTCGGATGCCTGGCAGCGGTTCAATTGATTTATCGACATGTTTAATTAACCAGAAATTACAAATG CTTGCAATATGCATTGAAAAGAAGCAACAACTGAATGAAGAGTATCATGACTGTATTGGAAGTGAGGATGGTCATTCAGCAGTC GAAAATGATCAAGTTGCGGACGACTCATGGAAAACACCAGACCCTGGCGAATACTCTGATGAAAAATGCGACAG TCCTCCAACACCAACCAATTTTCACAATTCTGCAACTAGTGGGCCAAGATATGGTACTAAGGCAGGTGATGTCACTCCTTCTTCTGATTCTAAATCCTCTGATTATATAAGAAGAGGTTCTGCTGGTGTGGTTGGTCCAATGATGCTTCTGAAGTCACATCAAAGCATGCATGCCCCATTCACACAG GAGGCACCGCTTATGACAGAAGATATGCATGAAGAACGATTGCAAGCTGTCGATGCTTTTGGTGATTCCTTC AGTTTTTCTGCTCAGTTGGAGAAAGAGATCTTATTTTCAG ACATGTCGGCATTCAAAGCAGCAAATCCAGAAGCTGTTTTTGAAGATTTTATTCGATGGCATTCACCGGGAGATTGGGAGACAGATGATACTCTTAAGAGCGAACCATCCTCAGGCTTTGCTTCTGTGAGTTCAAAAGATGATTGGCCTCCTCGAGGACGGCTTTCACAGAGAATGTCTGAACGTGGAAATCTGTGGCGCAAGATTTGGAATGATGCTCCCTCTTTGCCAGCTTCTGAGCAGAAACCTCTCCTTGATCCACACAGAGAAGCAGAGAAG ATCCTCCATTACCTGGAGACGATACGGCCTCACCAGCTGCTTGAGCAAATGGTCTGCACCTCCTTCAGGGCAGCAGCTGATACATTAAACCAAACTAGTTTTGGAGGTTTGAAGCAGATGCAGACCAAAATAGATCAACTGTACCTTACCATGGCATCTATGCTGAGGCCTTTGCAAG CCAATCGCTTGTCTGCTGGTAGTGAGGGAATTGAAGATCTAAGGCGTATAAGTGTTGTTTTTGGACATGTGGAGAAGTTACTAACTATAGCTGCATCGCTTCATCGGAAGTTTCTGCAAGCACCATCCATGTCAGAGGCTATTTTCACCAGCTATTATGACTTTTATTCAAAACGAATGGGGACAGGTTCAGTAGAAGAAAATGGAGATATG GAGTTCAGTATGAAGCGTCAGGTGAGAAATCATGAGAGGCAGATCGTATCAAGTATGTTCACTCCTCCAACTGTCAATCAATCATGGAGAAAAGTTCTAAGCATGGGCAATCTTCTCAATGGCCACGAACCAATCGTCAGGGAGATAATATTCTCCAAGCGCGATCGAGTGAGCGGCAATCACTACGCAAGCCACACTCCTAGAGGTTACAACAAAGAAATAGAAACATATCGGATGTACATAAGTGGAACCTCAAACGATCTTCGTGTAGCGCTTTCTGTTGCCTCATGTGATTAG
- the LOC115745972 gene encoding rab3 GTPase-activating protein catalytic subunit isoform X4 gives MASTSRNESDGDNEPQEEEFERFDDFTLASSWERFISDIEAVCRQWMADGPKNLLKKGAVHLGPSMNLYKVKSELKHALKSYCMEYHFESNSDGKIADWDWSLHDLQLCFGVKDFLVIAPQSASGVILDAPESSKLLSAVAIALSNCSSMWPAFVPVHDPSKKSYIGIQSMGTIFTRRFEADHISSQVPVKLMHLEGLFELFVSKFAYSTLDFSAHFFQVHFTMKLTYKTISHDDDDATRGVDAEFVESGGSPKGDTHTRAQWDDDCPWSEWYSAEDPVRGIELVTIWTGKMVESSSEMAELENASPHEAEKWILCPNISSTISDGSRANTVGFASQLSLLVDALNMSFEAQFMEDFVSVEKPGMDNLKSSMVVPPPSVVDRLLKELFQDGFRKAEHKNSRFIKGAPLESLFAQYCLSSLWLGNCNIRAIASFWIEFVREVRWCWEESQTLPRMPGSGSIDLSTCLINQKLQMLAICIEKKQQLNEEYHDCIGSEDGHSAVMENDQVADDSWKTPDPGEYSDEKCDSPPTPTNFHNSATSGPRYGTKAGDVTPSSDSKSSDYIRRGSAGVVGPMMLLKSHQSMHAPFTQEAPLMTEDMHEERLQAVDAFGDSFSFSAQLEKEILFSDMSAFKAANPEAVFEDFIRWHSPGDWETDDTLKSEPSSGFASVSSKDDWPPRGRLSQRMSERGNLWRKIWNDAPSLPASEQKPLLDPHREAEKILHYLETIRPHQLLEQMVCTSFRAAADTLNQTSFGGLKQMQTKIDQLYLTMASMLRPLQANRLSAGSEGIEDLRRISVVFGHVEKLLTIAASLHRKFLQAPSMSEAIFTSYYDFYSKRMGTGSVEENGDMEFSMKRQVRNHERQIVSSMFTPPTVNQSWRKVLSMGNLLNGHEPIVREIIFSKRDRVSGNHYASHTPRGYNKEIETYRMYISGTSNDLRVALSVASCD, from the exons ATGGCATCGACTAGCAGAAACGAGTCCGATGGAGACAACGAGCCGCAGGAAGAGGAG TTTGAACGGTTTGATGATTTCACTCTGGCTTCTTCATGGGAGAG ATTTATATCCGACATTGAGGCTGTTTGTCGACAATGGATGGCTGATGGTCCAAAAAACTTGTTG AAAAAAGGTGCAGTTCACTTGGGTCCATCTATGAACTTGTATAAAGTGAAGTCAGAGCTGAAGCATGCATTGAAAAGCTATTGCATGGAGTACCACTTTGAATCCAACAGTGATG GAAAAATAGCGGACTGGGATTGGTCTCTTCACGATCTGCAACTTTGTTTTGGTGTCAAAGACTTTTTG GTCATTGCTCCTCAAAGTGCTAGCGGTGTCATTCTTGATGCTCCAGAGTCTAGTAAGCTTTTGAGTGCAGTTGCAATTGCTTTATCAAATTGCTCAAG TATGTGGCCAGCCTTTGTTCCTGTGCACGATCCTTCAAAGAAATCATATATTGGAATCCAAAGTATGGGAACAATTTTCACCAGAAGATTTGAGGCTGATCATATCAGCAGTCAGGTTCCTGTGAAACTGATGCATTTGGAAGGATTGTTTGAATTATTTGTTTCTAAATTT GCCTATTCGACATTGGACTTCTCCGCACATTTTTTCCAAGTCCATTTCACAATGAAGCTAACTTACAAAACCATTTCTCATGATGATGACGATGCCACTCGTGGAGTGGATGCTGAATTTGTTGAATCTGGAGGGAGTCCTAAAGGTGACACTCACACCAGAGCACAATGGGATGATGATTGTCCTTGGAGTGAGTGGTACTCTGCGGAAGACCCTGTGAGAG GAATTGAATTGGTCACCATATGGACTGGCAAGATGGTTGAAAGTTCTTCAGAAATGGCAGAACTTGAGAATGCATCTCCTCATGAAGCTGAAAAGTGGATTTTATGTCCCAATATTTCTTCAACGAT AAGTGATGGATCAAGAGCAAACACTGTCGGATTTGCTTCTCAGTTGTCTTTGCTGGTTGATGCATTGAATATGTCTTTTGAGGCTCAATTTATGGAGGACTTTGTTTCTG TGGAAAAGCCTGGTATGGATAATTTAAAGTCGTCGATGGTCGTTCCTCCTCCATCAGTTGTTGACCGTTTGCTGAAAGAACTATTTCAAGATG GTTTTAGAAAGGCCGAGCATAAGAATTCGCGATTTATAAAGGGTGCACCTCTTGAATCACTTTTTGCTCAGTATTGTCTAAGCTCTCTGTGGTTAGGCAATTGCAACATTCGTG CTATTGCATCATTCTGGATAGAGTTCGTCCGGGAAGTTCGTTGGTGTTGGGAAGAGTCACAGACATTGCCTCGGATGCCTGGCAGCGGTTCAATTGATTTATCGACATGTTTAATTAACCAGAAATTACAAATG CTTGCAATATGCATTGAAAAGAAGCAACAACTGAATGAAGAGTATCATGACTGTATTGGAAGTGAGGATGGTCATTCAGCAGTCATG GAAAATGATCAAGTTGCGGACGACTCATGGAAAACACCAGACCCTGGCGAATACTCTGATGAAAAATGCGACAG TCCTCCAACACCAACCAATTTTCACAATTCTGCAACTAGTGGGCCAAGATATGGTACTAAGGCAGGTGATGTCACTCCTTCTTCTGATTCTAAATCCTCTGATTATATAAGAAGAGGTTCTGCTGGTGTGGTTGGTCCAATGATGCTTCTGAAGTCACATCAAAGCATGCATGCCCCATTCACACAG GAGGCACCGCTTATGACAGAAGATATGCATGAAGAACGATTGCAAGCTGTCGATGCTTTTGGTGATTCCTTC AGTTTTTCTGCTCAGTTGGAGAAAGAGATCTTATTTTCAG ACATGTCGGCATTCAAAGCAGCAAATCCAGAAGCTGTTTTTGAAGATTTTATTCGATGGCATTCACCGGGAGATTGGGAGACAGATGATACTCTTAAGAGCGAACCATCCTCAGGCTTTGCTTCTGTGAGTTCAAAAGATGATTGGCCTCCTCGAGGACGGCTTTCACAGAGAATGTCTGAACGTGGAAATCTGTGGCGCAAGATTTGGAATGATGCTCCCTCTTTGCCAGCTTCTGAGCAGAAACCTCTCCTTGATCCACACAGAGAAGCAGAGAAG ATCCTCCATTACCTGGAGACGATACGGCCTCACCAGCTGCTTGAGCAAATGGTCTGCACCTCCTTCAGGGCAGCAGCTGATACATTAAACCAAACTAGTTTTGGAGGTTTGAAGCAGATGCAGACCAAAATAGATCAACTGTACCTTACCATGGCATCTATGCTGAGGCCTTTGCAAG CCAATCGCTTGTCTGCTGGTAGTGAGGGAATTGAAGATCTAAGGCGTATAAGTGTTGTTTTTGGACATGTGGAGAAGTTACTAACTATAGCTGCATCGCTTCATCGGAAGTTTCTGCAAGCACCATCCATGTCAGAGGCTATTTTCACCAGCTATTATGACTTTTATTCAAAACGAATGGGGACAGGTTCAGTAGAAGAAAATGGAGATATG GAGTTCAGTATGAAGCGTCAGGTGAGAAATCATGAGAGGCAGATCGTATCAAGTATGTTCACTCCTCCAACTGTCAATCAATCATGGAGAAAAGTTCTAAGCATGGGCAATCTTCTCAATGGCCACGAACCAATCGTCAGGGAGATAATATTCTCCAAGCGCGATCGAGTGAGCGGCAATCACTACGCAAGCCACACTCCTAGAGGTTACAACAAAGAAATAGAAACATATCGGATGTACATAAGTGGAACCTCAAACGATCTTCGTGTAGCGCTTTCTGTTGCCTCATGTGATTAG